The following are from one region of the uncultured Hyphomonas sp. genome:
- a CDS encoding PleD family two-component system response regulator — protein sequence MSARILVVDDIEANRRLLQAKLEAQYYTVIQAENGPQALEVARKELPDIILLDVMMPGMDGYEVCRRLKEEPSTAFIPVVMVTALSDTEDRVRGLDAGAEDFLTKPVDDFALMSRVGALMRYNAVASELRQRQANGLGGGLDFETTKEESDQPARIFIVDDNPRASARLAAVLREAGHTVVTLAEAGTMGDLSRLGVDLMILSLPSKSFDALKLCAHFKVTEATRAVSILLICDPDDRARAAKGLEIGASDVILTPVDKQELLVRVRTQARRARYIEMLRRRVDKGLELSMIDQLTGLYNRRYMMSQLRQFMQRSVMGGKPVSVMMADVDHFKSVNDTYGHDVGDEVLQEIATRLRENVRPMDIVCRPGGEEFLVIMPETPGDLACAAAERIRRAVATAPFIIGKAGLKIQITVSVGVSTITGEQDTIADLTKRADQALYQAKTTGRNRVESTAA from the coding sequence ATGAGCGCGCGCATCCTGGTCGTCGACGATATCGAAGCGAACCGGCGCCTTCTGCAGGCCAAGCTTGAGGCACAATACTACACGGTTATCCAGGCCGAGAACGGCCCTCAGGCGCTTGAAGTCGCCCGCAAGGAATTGCCGGATATCATCCTCCTCGATGTGATGATGCCTGGCATGGACGGCTATGAGGTCTGCCGCCGCCTCAAGGAGGAACCCTCAACAGCCTTCATTCCCGTCGTGATGGTCACCGCCCTCAGCGATACAGAGGACCGTGTGCGCGGCCTGGATGCCGGCGCCGAAGACTTCCTGACCAAGCCCGTCGATGATTTTGCTCTGATGTCCCGCGTGGGCGCATTGATGCGCTATAACGCTGTGGCTTCGGAACTGCGCCAGAGGCAGGCCAATGGGCTTGGTGGAGGACTTGATTTCGAAACCACGAAAGAAGAGTCCGACCAGCCTGCACGCATTTTTATTGTAGACGACAACCCCAGAGCCTCCGCACGGCTTGCGGCGGTCCTGCGGGAAGCAGGTCATACCGTCGTGACTTTGGCGGAAGCAGGCACAATGGGCGACCTGTCCCGTCTCGGCGTGGATCTCATGATCCTGTCGCTTCCGAGCAAGTCTTTCGATGCACTCAAACTTTGCGCACATTTCAAGGTGACCGAAGCAACCCGCGCGGTATCCATTCTGCTGATCTGTGATCCTGATGATCGCGCGCGCGCCGCCAAGGGGCTTGAGATCGGCGCCAGCGATGTGATCCTCACGCCAGTGGACAAGCAGGAGCTTCTTGTCCGCGTCCGCACGCAGGCCCGCCGTGCGCGCTATATAGAGATGCTGCGGCGCCGCGTGGATAAAGGACTTGAGCTGTCGATGATCGACCAGCTGACCGGCCTCTACAATCGCCGCTACATGATGAGTCAGCTGCGCCAGTTCATGCAGCGGTCCGTCATGGGTGGAAAGCCGGTTTCTGTCATGATGGCAGACGTCGACCACTTCAAATCCGTCAACGACACCTATGGTCACGATGTCGGAGATGAGGTGCTGCAGGAGATCGCAACCCGCTTGCGCGAAAACGTGCGGCCAATGGATATTGTCTGTCGTCCGGGCGGAGAGGAATTTCTGGTCATTATGCCGGAAACGCCGGGTGACCTGGCCTGTGCGGCGGCAGAACGAATCCGCCGGGCGGTCGCGACAGCGCCGTTCATTATCGGCAAGGCAGGGCTCAAAATTCAGATCACAGTCAGTGTGGGCGTGTCGACGATTACGGGTGAGCAAGACACGATCGCCGATCTCACCAAACGGGCAGATCAGGCGCTCTACCAGGCCAAGACGACTGGCCGGAACCGGGTCGAGAGCACAGCCGCCTGA
- a CDS encoding MFS transporter, translated as MTDRFSAFRHSAYSRYFFSRFCTSLGTQIVSVAVGWQIYDLTQNAALLGWIGLVQFLPALILVVVTGVTADRFGRRNVMGLAVFIEMGCAIAILGLALSGHFDPIWVLGALTVFGVARAFYSPASSSLAVNLVPKEDFANAVGWVTASWQLASILGPVLGGLIYGIGAPIAYGTAVCLFLVSGATILTIPKPAKKGAREPTTLKTLLGGFSYVWKEKVVLGAISLDLFAVLLGGAVALLPVYARDILELGPSGLGLLRAAPGVGAVIMIGIITAFPIKDHAGIILFVSVALFGLATMVFGASTLAWLSILALALIGAFDMVSVYIREILLQLWTPDDVRGRVNAVNSVFLGASNELGEARAGFMAHFYGAVFTVVAGGAAAIGIAAAWSFLFPAIRKTRYLHREEI; from the coding sequence GTGACCGACAGGTTTTCAGCGTTCCGGCATTCAGCCTACAGCCGCTATTTCTTCTCGCGATTCTGCACCTCTCTGGGCACCCAGATCGTTTCTGTCGCGGTGGGGTGGCAGATTTACGACCTGACCCAGAACGCTGCATTGCTCGGCTGGATCGGTCTGGTTCAGTTCCTGCCTGCCTTGATCCTGGTGGTGGTAACCGGAGTAACCGCAGACCGGTTCGGACGCCGGAATGTGATGGGCCTCGCGGTTTTCATCGAGATGGGGTGCGCCATCGCCATCCTCGGTCTCGCGCTGTCTGGCCATTTTGATCCGATATGGGTGCTCGGGGCGCTGACCGTGTTTGGAGTTGCACGGGCTTTCTATTCGCCTGCATCGTCCAGCCTGGCGGTCAATCTGGTTCCCAAGGAGGACTTCGCGAATGCGGTGGGTTGGGTCACGGCGTCCTGGCAATTGGCGTCGATTCTGGGGCCTGTGCTGGGCGGTCTGATCTATGGGATCGGTGCGCCGATTGCATACGGGACGGCCGTATGTCTGTTCCTGGTTTCGGGCGCGACCATTCTCACCATACCCAAACCCGCCAAGAAAGGCGCCAGGGAGCCCACCACGCTCAAAACTTTGCTTGGGGGCTTCTCCTATGTCTGGAAAGAGAAAGTCGTTCTGGGAGCCATCTCGCTCGATCTGTTCGCTGTCCTGCTTGGCGGCGCTGTCGCTCTGCTTCCAGTCTATGCACGGGATATTCTGGAACTCGGCCCGTCAGGATTAGGCCTCTTGCGGGCGGCGCCGGGTGTCGGCGCTGTCATCATGATCGGGATCATCACAGCTTTTCCAATCAAGGACCATGCAGGCATCATCCTGTTCGTCTCCGTGGCGCTTTTCGGCCTCGCAACCATGGTGTTCGGCGCATCTACACTGGCCTGGCTGTCGATCCTCGCGCTGGCGCTGATTGGTGCCTTTGACATGGTGTCAGTCTACATCCGCGAGATCCTGCTGCAGCTCTGGACGCCAGACGATGTGCGCGGGCGGGTGAATGCAGTGAATTCCGTGTTCCTCGGCGCCTCGAACGAGCTGGGCGAAGCAAGGGCGGGCTTCATGGCGCACTTCTACGGAGCGGTGTTTACCGTTGTGGCAGGTGGCGCTGCCGCTATCGGCATTGCGGCAGCCTGGTCGTTCCTGTTCCCGGCGATCCGCAAAACGCGCTATCTGCATCGTGAAGAGATCTAA
- the rpmG gene encoding 50S ribosomal protein L33: MAKPATIKIRLNSTADTGFFYVTKKNPRNMTEKMVQRKYDPIVKKHVEFKEGKIK; this comes from the coding sequence ATGGCAAAACCCGCCACCATCAAAATCCGCCTCAACTCGACGGCTGACACAGGCTTCTTCTATGTCACGAAGAAGAACCCGCGCAACATGACCGAAAAAATGGTCCAGCGTAAGTACGATCCGATCGTCAAGAAGCACGTCGAGTTCAAAGAAGGCAAAATCAAGTAA
- a CDS encoding NUDIX domain-containing protein, producing the protein MNRATASAAKTESGTPSSSEDTAKSGMVMIKSAFDKESDDEVIVKDQKSPRPKDAATLILVRRDAEKPRVLMGKRSGGHVFMPDKYVFPGGRVDPDDGRAISWCELRPEVEAKLRISARRQPRAFALTAIRETFEETGLLVARPAEMPASAPKGWDRFHELDAAPHLSPFTFIGRAITPPYRPRRFDARFFMADAEEALIDERPPVDGAELSDLQWVTLKDAHDLDLPSVTRFMLDEIDARLKTKDYKEGTPFLRWTRSGNSTERL; encoded by the coding sequence ATGAACCGCGCCACCGCATCCGCCGCAAAGACCGAATCGGGCACGCCATCGTCATCTGAAGACACGGCGAAGTCCGGTATGGTCATGATCAAGTCCGCCTTCGACAAGGAAAGCGACGACGAAGTCATCGTTAAAGACCAGAAATCGCCGCGTCCGAAGGATGCTGCCACGCTGATTCTGGTCCGCCGCGACGCCGAGAAACCCCGCGTTCTGATGGGCAAGCGCTCTGGCGGTCATGTCTTCATGCCGGACAAATACGTCTTCCCCGGCGGCCGCGTGGATCCGGACGATGGCCGCGCCATCTCATGGTGTGAGCTGCGGCCGGAAGTCGAGGCAAAACTGCGGATCAGCGCAAGGCGCCAACCGCGGGCTTTTGCGCTCACGGCAATCCGGGAAACCTTTGAAGAAACAGGGCTTTTGGTTGCCCGGCCGGCAGAAATGCCGGCCTCGGCGCCGAAGGGCTGGGACCGGTTCCATGAGCTGGATGCCGCACCTCACCTCTCTCCGTTCACCTTTATCGGCCGCGCCATCACGCCCCCCTACCGTCCGCGCCGCTTCGACGCCCGATTCTTCATGGCCGATGCCGAAGAGGCCCTGATTGACGAACGCCCGCCAGTGGACGGCGCAGAGCTGTCAGACCTGCAATGGGTGACGCTGAAAGACGCCCACGACCTCGACCTGCCAAGCGTAACCCGCTTCATGCTGGACGAGATCGATGCCCGGCTGAAAACAAAGGACTACAAGGAAGGCACGCCATTCCTGCGCTGGACCCGGTCCGGCAATAGTACAGAGCGGCTGTAG
- the rnr gene encoding ribonuclease R — MTFPDRQTVLDFLRENPSATTKQEIARGLKLKGKERTILREILKEMEGDGTLERTGKRAWAQADRPPPTGVVEFTHLDGDGELIGKSVGDNGLFGPEIRYAGPSGKPKAKAPAVGDRALCKISERDGEWLARAITVFEKRLSDKLVGLYSQTQRGGKVVPSSRKEKREFVIQEADRNGAEEGDLVIAEPKPVGRRQYGPAFGIVTEVIGHITDPRSASLLALHAHDIPTEFPEEALEQARDPKPAAAEREDLTAVQLITIDPHDARDHDDAVWAEQLDDGWRVIVAIADVAAYVTEGSPLDKEALKRGNSTYFPDRVVPMLPFELSADECSLREGELRRCMAVEMVFDKSGTKRSHRFIRGMMKSAAKLSYEEAQAAIDGKPGGKAEELLDSVLKPLWGAYAALTKARDKRSPLDLDLPERRIVFDEEGEVQGIVAKERLDAHRLIEEFMIQANVAAAESLEKANSPLVYRVHDVPSDAKIAAFAEFLQTIDIKWHIGERPQTQRFNKLLEDIRGGVYNEMVTQMVLRSQAQAVYSEENLGHFGLNLARYAHFTSPIRRYADLIVHRALIRALKLGPDGLSDQNAVRLEEIAEHISTTERRSMAAEREATDRYLAIFLADRVGAEFEGRIMGVTGSGLFVALAGSGADGFVPISSISDDYWVLDQAAMEIYARGSGKTYSMGQTVRVRLKEVTPLQGGLLLEMLSEPQPAPKGRAEARKAADAGGRSPRGRGGPPRRGKPKFNKKTLPKHKRKSRK, encoded by the coding sequence ATGACATTCCCTGACCGCCAGACTGTTCTGGACTTTCTTCGCGAGAACCCAAGCGCCACCACCAAGCAGGAAATCGCCCGCGGCCTTAAGCTGAAGGGCAAGGAACGCACGATTTTGCGTGAAATCCTGAAGGAAATGGAGGGCGACGGCACGCTGGAGCGCACCGGCAAACGCGCCTGGGCGCAGGCAGACCGGCCGCCACCCACGGGCGTTGTTGAATTCACGCATCTCGATGGCGATGGCGAGCTGATCGGCAAATCCGTTGGCGACAATGGCCTGTTCGGGCCGGAAATCCGCTATGCGGGCCCCTCCGGCAAGCCGAAGGCCAAGGCCCCCGCCGTGGGCGACCGCGCCCTCTGCAAGATCTCAGAGCGCGATGGCGAATGGCTGGCCCGTGCCATCACCGTTTTCGAGAAACGCCTGTCCGACAAGCTGGTTGGCCTCTACAGCCAGACCCAGCGCGGCGGAAAAGTTGTGCCTTCGTCCCGCAAGGAAAAGCGCGAATTCGTCATTCAGGAAGCTGACCGGAACGGCGCCGAGGAAGGCGATCTCGTCATCGCGGAACCGAAGCCCGTCGGGCGCCGGCAATACGGCCCGGCCTTCGGAATCGTCACCGAGGTCATCGGCCACATAACCGATCCGCGCTCGGCCAGCCTGCTGGCCCTTCACGCACACGACATTCCGACGGAATTCCCGGAAGAGGCCCTCGAACAGGCACGCGATCCGAAACCGGCTGCGGCAGAGCGCGAAGACCTGACAGCGGTTCAGCTGATCACCATCGACCCCCACGATGCCCGCGACCATGACGACGCCGTGTGGGCCGAACAGCTGGACGATGGCTGGCGCGTGATCGTCGCGATTGCCGATGTCGCGGCTTATGTCACCGAAGGCTCGCCGCTCGACAAGGAAGCCCTGAAGCGGGGTAACTCCACCTATTTCCCCGACCGCGTTGTGCCTATGCTGCCGTTCGAACTGTCGGCGGACGAATGCTCCCTGCGTGAGGGCGAACTGCGCCGGTGTATGGCCGTGGAGATGGTGTTCGACAAATCCGGCACCAAGCGCTCCCATCGCTTTATCCGTGGCATGATGAAGTCTGCCGCCAAGCTTTCCTATGAGGAGGCTCAGGCCGCCATCGATGGCAAGCCGGGTGGCAAGGCGGAGGAATTGCTGGACAGCGTCCTGAAACCGCTCTGGGGCGCCTATGCGGCCCTGACGAAGGCGCGGGACAAGCGCAGCCCGCTGGACCTCGACCTGCCGGAACGCCGGATCGTGTTTGACGAGGAGGGCGAGGTTCAGGGCATCGTCGCCAAGGAGCGGCTGGACGCCCACCGCCTGATCGAGGAGTTCATGATCCAGGCGAACGTGGCCGCCGCCGAGTCGCTGGAGAAAGCGAACAGCCCGCTGGTCTACCGCGTCCACGACGTGCCGAGCGATGCCAAGATCGCCGCCTTTGCGGAGTTCCTGCAAACCATCGACATCAAGTGGCATATCGGTGAGCGACCGCAGACGCAGCGCTTCAACAAGCTGCTCGAAGACATTCGCGGCGGGGTCTATAACGAGATGGTCACCCAGATGGTGCTGCGCTCTCAGGCGCAGGCGGTCTATTCCGAGGAGAACCTTGGCCATTTCGGCCTGAACCTGGCGAGGTATGCGCACTTTACCTCACCGATCCGCCGTTATGCAGACCTGATCGTCCACCGCGCCCTGATCCGCGCGCTGAAGCTCGGACCGGACGGGCTGAGCGATCAGAATGCTGTGCGGCTTGAAGAAATCGCCGAGCACATCTCAACGACCGAACGCCGGTCCATGGCTGCCGAGCGCGAAGCAACAGACCGCTATCTCGCCATTTTCCTGGCAGATCGGGTCGGCGCGGAGTTCGAAGGCCGCATCATGGGCGTCACCGGCTCTGGCCTGTTTGTGGCGCTGGCCGGGTCCGGCGCGGACGGCTTCGTGCCGATCTCGTCCATTTCCGACGACTATTGGGTGCTCGACCAGGCAGCGATGGAAATCTATGCGCGCGGCAGCGGCAAAACCTATTCCATGGGGCAGACCGTGCGGGTGCGCCTGAAGGAAGTCACACCGCTGCAGGGCGGTCTCCTGCTGGAGATGCTGTCAGAGCCCCAGCCGGCCCCCAAGGGCCGCGCAGAGGCGCGCAAGGCGGCAGACGCCGGCGGCCGTTCCCCTCGCGGCAGGGGTGGACCTCCCCGCCGCGGCAAGCCCAAATTCAACAAGAAGACGCTGCCCAAGCATAAAAGGAAGAGCCGGAAATGA
- a CDS encoding M23 family metallopeptidase, whose product MSGTEKFFFLGAVTLAALVMSQAPQDSAVLASNTAVPLADNAPEDNEVKPAPTILTIAPSNTGYLDHLSACPGLSTSHAADVGPDLKVMDFKPFVLAAGTVRLASAPVGGGCFSSAFGLRNGRLHKGVDYYSDSPVPVFAAAAGRVRSRSYRSDYGNMIVIDHGDGVYTRYAHLESFARPDIGDLVSPGDLLGIMGNTAGNTIPRHLHYEVLTGTWKPRLGSFALTPVDVMALPAAED is encoded by the coding sequence ATGTCCGGTACAGAGAAATTCTTTTTTCTCGGCGCAGTGACGCTGGCAGCTCTTGTGATGTCCCAGGCACCGCAGGATAGCGCAGTTCTGGCCTCGAACACGGCAGTGCCCCTCGCGGACAATGCCCCTGAGGATAATGAGGTCAAACCGGCACCAACGATCCTGACCATCGCTCCCTCGAATACCGGATACCTCGACCACCTCTCCGCCTGCCCCGGGCTGTCCACGTCACATGCGGCAGATGTCGGACCAGATCTTAAGGTCATGGACTTCAAGCCCTTTGTGCTGGCGGCCGGCACGGTCCGCCTTGCGAGTGCGCCGGTGGGCGGCGGGTGTTTTTCGTCTGCCTTTGGATTGCGCAACGGCCGGCTGCACAAGGGTGTCGACTACTACAGCGACAGCCCGGTTCCTGTATTTGCCGCTGCAGCGGGCCGTGTGCGATCACGAAGCTATCGCAGCGACTATGGAAACATGATCGTCATCGATCATGGGGATGGGGTTTACACGCGGTATGCCCATCTTGAGTCCTTCGCCAGGCCGGATATCGGTGACCTGGTCAGCCCCGGTGACTTGCTCGGCATCATGGGGAATACGGCAGGCAATACCATCCCGCGCCACCTGCACTACGAAGTGCTGACCGGCACCTGGAAGCCCCGCCTCGGCTCATTCGCGCTGACGCCGGTGGATGTGATGGCCCTGCCTGCCGCTGAGGACTAG
- the topA gene encoding type I DNA topoisomerase has product MKLVVVESPAKAKTINKYLGKDYKVLASYGHIRDLPSKNGSVDPDNDFEMVWEADSKSSKRITDIVNALKEADTLILATDPDREGEAISWHLIEALKKRRALKKDVAVERVVFNAITKNAVTTAMEHPRQIDAELVDAYLARRALDYLVGFNLSPVLWRKLPGSRSAGRVQSVALRIVCDRENEIEMFKPQEYWTVAADLRAPDGTDFQARLHALDGKTLKKFTLGDKGEADKALEAVRTGGYSVSSVEAKPVKRNPAPPFITSTLQQEASRKLGFTAKRTMQAAQKLYEEGRITYMRTDGVNMAEEAYVAARSMIQTNYGARYLPEKTRYYSSKAKNAQEAHEAIRPTDFNLRPEQYNGGDDLRKLYTLIWRRAVASQMEAAIFERTTIDLLSKDQRAQLRASGQVLVFDGFIKLYTEGHDAGDDSDDDENRLPKMTEGQHADLLKADSTQHFTTPPPRYTEASLVKRLEELGIGRPSTYASTLSTLEDRGYVRIENKALVPEDKGRLVTAFLENFFRRYVEYDFTAGLEEKLDIISDGKLDWKAFLRDFWTQFADDIGQTKDLRVTHVLDALNEALAAHVFPDHDADGNVIEQPRLCPLCKEGELSIKVGRFGAFVGCSRHPDCKYTRQFSSDGEDAGFIDPDGNELGVHPETGETVWLKSGRFGPYVEMANGEKPKRSSLTKNDTPQTLTLERAVELLSLPREVGQHPEDGEMIYANFGRFGPYVQHLKTYANLKDPADVFNIGLNRAVALIEDKKARGSKRGGATPLKTLGEHPDGGPIEVYEGRYGPYVKHAKTNATLPKDVTPDVVTLEQAIELINAKAAKGGKKKAPAKKPAAKKKAPAKKKAPAKKAAKPDEG; this is encoded by the coding sequence ATGAAACTTGTCGTCGTCGAGTCGCCCGCGAAGGCCAAAACGATCAACAAATACCTCGGCAAGGACTATAAGGTCCTGGCCTCGTATGGGCATATTCGGGACCTTCCCTCGAAAAACGGATCCGTCGATCCTGATAATGATTTCGAGATGGTCTGGGAGGCCGACTCGAAATCGTCCAAGCGCATTACAGACATCGTCAATGCGTTGAAAGAAGCAGACACGCTGATCCTCGCGACCGACCCGGATCGTGAAGGAGAGGCTATTTCCTGGCACCTGATCGAGGCGCTGAAGAAGCGCCGCGCCCTCAAGAAGGACGTTGCCGTCGAGCGCGTCGTGTTCAACGCCATTACCAAGAATGCGGTCACCACCGCCATGGAGCATCCGCGCCAGATCGATGCCGAACTGGTCGATGCCTACCTCGCCCGCCGGGCGCTGGACTATCTCGTCGGGTTCAATCTCTCGCCTGTGCTATGGCGCAAGCTGCCGGGGTCCCGTTCGGCTGGCCGTGTGCAGTCGGTTGCGCTGCGCATCGTCTGCGACCGCGAGAACGAAATCGAGATGTTCAAGCCGCAGGAATACTGGACTGTGGCGGCGGACCTACGTGCGCCAGACGGGACAGACTTCCAGGCGCGCCTCCACGCGCTGGACGGCAAGACACTCAAGAAGTTCACACTTGGCGACAAGGGCGAGGCCGACAAGGCCCTCGAAGCGGTTCGCACGGGCGGCTATTCGGTCAGCTCTGTCGAAGCAAAACCGGTCAAGCGAAACCCGGCCCCGCCCTTCATTACGTCCACCCTGCAGCAGGAAGCCTCGCGCAAGCTGGGCTTCACGGCCAAGCGCACCATGCAGGCCGCGCAGAAGCTCTACGAAGAAGGCCGCATCACCTATATGCGTACCGATGGCGTCAACATGGCAGAGGAAGCCTATGTGGCTGCCCGCTCCATGATCCAGACCAATTATGGCGCTCGCTACCTGCCAGAAAAGACCCGCTACTACTCCTCCAAGGCCAAGAACGCTCAGGAAGCGCACGAAGCCATCCGCCCGACCGACTTCAATCTGCGTCCGGAGCAATACAATGGCGGCGACGACCTGCGGAAACTTTACACGCTGATCTGGCGGCGCGCTGTCGCCTCCCAGATGGAAGCTGCCATCTTCGAACGCACCACAATTGACCTTCTGTCGAAAGACCAGCGTGCCCAGCTCCGCGCCAGCGGGCAGGTCCTGGTGTTTGACGGCTTCATCAAGCTCTACACAGAGGGCCATGATGCCGGCGACGATTCGGACGATGACGAGAACCGCCTGCCCAAGATGACCGAAGGCCAGCATGCAGATCTGCTGAAAGCCGATTCAACCCAGCACTTCACGACGCCTCCGCCGCGCTACACCGAAGCGTCGCTGGTCAAGCGCCTGGAAGAGCTCGGCATCGGCCGCCCGTCGACCTATGCGTCCACATTGTCGACGCTGGAAGACCGCGGATATGTGCGCATTGAGAACAAAGCGCTGGTTCCGGAAGACAAGGGACGGCTCGTTACGGCATTCCTGGAGAATTTCTTCCGGCGCTACGTCGAATATGATTTCACGGCCGGTCTCGAAGAGAAGCTCGACATCATTTCCGATGGCAAGCTCGACTGGAAAGCCTTCCTGCGCGACTTCTGGACTCAGTTTGCTGACGATATCGGCCAGACCAAGGACCTGCGGGTCACCCACGTTCTGGATGCTCTGAACGAGGCCCTCGCGGCACACGTTTTCCCCGACCATGATGCGGACGGCAATGTCATCGAACAGCCGCGGCTTTGCCCGCTCTGCAAGGAGGGCGAACTGTCCATCAAGGTCGGCCGGTTCGGCGCCTTTGTCGGATGTTCGCGCCATCCCGATTGCAAATATACCCGCCAGTTCTCCTCCGATGGCGAAGACGCCGGCTTCATCGATCCGGACGGGAACGAACTGGGCGTGCACCCGGAAACGGGCGAAACCGTCTGGCTGAAGAGCGGGCGTTTCGGGCCTTATGTCGAAATGGCCAATGGCGAGAAACCGAAACGCTCCTCGCTGACCAAGAACGACACACCGCAGACCCTGACGCTGGAACGCGCCGTCGAACTTCTGTCCCTGCCTCGCGAAGTCGGTCAGCACCCGGAAGATGGCGAGATGATCTATGCGAACTTCGGCCGCTTCGGACCATACGTTCAGCATCTCAAGACCTATGCGAACCTGAAAGACCCTGCCGACGTCTTCAATATCGGCCTCAACCGCGCCGTGGCGCTGATCGAGGACAAGAAGGCCCGCGGCTCCAAGCGCGGCGGCGCAACGCCGCTGAAAACGCTGGGCGAACACCCGGACGGCGGACCGATCGAAGTCTATGAAGGCCGCTATGGTCCTTATGTGAAGCACGCCAAGACCAACGCCACTCTGCCCAAGGATGTGACGCCGGATGTGGTGACGCTGGAACAGGCCATCGAGCTGATCAACGCCAAGGCAGCCAAAGGCGGCAAGAAGAAAGCCCCGGCGAAGAAACCAGCTGCCAAGAAAAAGGCCCCTGCGAAGAAGAAGGCACCGGCCAAAAAGGCTGCAAAGCCTGACGAAGGCTAA
- the lptG gene encoding LPS export ABC transporter permease LptG: protein MPFGSRIQYYILRQCLSGLALVLGILLIAILMIDVVEQLRTVGGDVSLSLFGALKLSLMKLPQIMEQTLPFALLVASMMAFTRLNRRSELSIIRASGISAWRFLAPVIVLGLVVGIATTTILNPISARLTESFEVTRANILNKGRTAMAVSDTGVWLRQGDDTSQIVIHAKHVDQGGVVLRDVKMIEEERLYSGSQPTSDFAFARRIDAQRATLRDGFWQLENVIENIPNQPAERKANLAIPSSLDALTLFDKFASPNTIGFWRLPRFISQTQSAGLDASRYRMRWHALLATPALFVAMGLIGAVVCLRLQRMGGTSQLLAIGTLAAVGLYFFTQFSTSLGATGAAPPIVAAWSPPLFVLFCTLAYIAYREDG from the coding sequence ATGCCGTTCGGATCCCGTATCCAGTATTATATCCTGCGCCAGTGCCTGTCCGGCCTGGCGTTGGTTCTGGGCATCCTGCTCATTGCAATCCTTATGATCGACGTAGTGGAGCAACTGCGGACGGTTGGCGGCGATGTCAGCCTGAGCCTGTTCGGCGCGCTCAAGCTGTCGCTGATGAAACTGCCGCAGATCATGGAGCAAACCCTGCCTTTCGCGCTGCTGGTCGCCTCCATGATGGCCTTTACCCGCCTGAACCGGAGGTCGGAACTCTCCATCATCCGCGCCAGCGGGATCTCCGCCTGGCGGTTCCTGGCACCTGTGATTGTGCTGGGCCTGGTCGTCGGCATCGCCACCACGACCATTCTGAACCCGATTTCTGCCCGGCTGACGGAGTCATTCGAGGTCACGCGCGCCAATATCCTGAACAAAGGCCGGACTGCCATGGCCGTGTCGGACACAGGCGTCTGGCTGCGTCAGGGCGACGATACGAGCCAGATCGTGATCCATGCCAAACATGTCGATCAGGGCGGCGTCGTGTTGCGGGACGTGAAGATGATCGAGGAAGAGCGCCTCTATTCCGGTAGCCAGCCGACAAGCGACTTCGCCTTCGCCCGCCGCATCGATGCCCAGCGCGCCACCCTGCGGGACGGTTTCTGGCAACTCGAAAACGTGATCGAGAATATTCCGAACCAGCCCGCCGAGCGGAAAGCGAACCTCGCCATTCCCTCCTCGCTGGACGCCTTGACGCTGTTCGACAAATTTGCGTCCCCCAACACGATCGGGTTCTGGCGTCTGCCGCGTTTCATCAGTCAGACCCAGTCTGCAGGCCTCGACGCCTCACGCTACCGCATGCGATGGCATGCCCTGCTGGCGACGCCTGCCCTGTTTGTCGCAATGGGCCTGATTGGCGCAGTCGTTTGCCTTCGGTTGCAGCGCATGGGCGGAACATCGCAGTTGCTGGCAATCGGCACTCTGGCCGCCGTCGGGCTCTATTTCTTCACCCAATTTTCGACCAGCCTGGGGGCTACAGGTGCAGCGCCGCCTATAGTTGCCGCCTGGAGCCCGCCGCTTTTTGTCCTGTTCTGCACGTTGGCGTACATCGCCTACCGGGAAGACGGCTGA